The region GCGTACATGGTGGAGGTCAGCGCGCCCTTGGAGGCGGCGTACGCGGTCTGGCGCACCCTGGTGGGGGCGGCGGACGACGACTGGGTGCCGATCAGCACGACCGAGCCGCCGTTCCGTTTGAGCGCGGGCAGGCAGGCGCGGGTCATCCGCAGCGTCCCGAAGAGATTGATGTCCACCACCCGGGCCCAGGACATGAAGTCGGCGTCCTCCAGCCCGCCGAAGTGGCTGTCCAGCGCGGCCACATGGACGACGGCGTCGATCCGGCCGAAGCGGTCAAGGGCGAGCGCGGCGAGGGCCTCGCACTGCTCCTCGTCCGCGATGTCGGTCGGCCGCCAGGCGGTGTGCTCACCGCCCGGATCGACCTCCTCCGCCACCTTCGGCAGCCGCTCCTCGGTCCGCGCCCCCATCACCACCCGCGCCCCGTCCCGGACGCA is a window of Streptomyces violaceusniger Tu 4113 DNA encoding:
- a CDS encoding SDR family oxidoreductase, which codes for MPLQDKTVVVSGVGPGLGARVVAACVRDGARVVMGARTEERLPKVAEEVDPGGEHTAWRPTDIADEEQCEALAALALDRFGRIDAVVHVAALDSHFGGLEDADFMSWARVVDINLFGTLRMTRACLPALKRNGGSVVLIGTQSSSAAPTRVRQTAYAASKGALTSTMYALARELGPHRIRVNTVQPGWMWGPPVRAYVAFTAQTEGVSEAEVLARLTDAMALPELATDGDVAEAAVFLASDRARAITGQSLLVNAGELMR